One genomic window of Actinoplanes lobatus includes the following:
- a CDS encoding N-acetyltransferase yields the protein MTDLRETVVRWQHGWAVARSVAPPEAVDGGLRSDSRQPTRDVDYLALDVDPATLAGLAGRVAAERAVTWLTVATIDPDATAAALEAAGLVLLQKSEAMMAIDLRKHPRREAAAGYRVETVRSGAVVTATVVHESGEVAAWGNAGLSGTDAVADKIETHAAHRRRGLASTVMGSLAAEAVAAGAEQGLLIASVDGQMLYPRLGWRTIAHVLIATIPGRVAPN from the coding sequence GTGACTGATCTACGTGAGACCGTCGTCCGGTGGCAGCACGGCTGGGCGGTGGCGCGTTCGGTCGCCCCGCCGGAGGCGGTCGACGGCGGGCTGCGGTCGGATTCCCGGCAGCCGACCCGCGATGTCGATTACCTGGCCCTCGACGTGGATCCGGCCACGCTCGCCGGGCTGGCCGGCCGGGTCGCGGCGGAGCGGGCGGTGACCTGGCTGACCGTGGCGACCATCGATCCGGACGCGACGGCCGCGGCGCTGGAGGCGGCCGGGCTGGTGCTGCTGCAGAAGTCCGAGGCGATGATGGCGATCGACCTGCGGAAGCATCCCCGGCGGGAGGCGGCCGCCGGCTACCGGGTGGAGACCGTCCGGTCCGGTGCGGTGGTGACGGCCACCGTCGTCCACGAGTCGGGTGAGGTGGCCGCGTGGGGCAACGCCGGGCTGTCCGGCACGGACGCGGTCGCCGACAAGATCGAGACACATGCCGCCCACCGGCGCCGGGGTCTGGCCAGCACGGTGATGGGCTCGCTGGCGGCCGAGGCGGTGGCGGCGGGCGCCGAGCAGGGCCTGCTCATCGCGAGCGTGGACGGCCAGATGCTCTACCCTAGGCTGGGCTGGCGGACGATCGCCCACGTGCTGATCGCCACCATCCCCGGCCGGGTCGCCCCGAACTAG